The DNA sequence ATACATTCAAAAAAACGCCTACTTCAGGGCATCAAGAATTTCTTCTAACACTTTCCGTGTTTCCTGCAACAATTCCATTGCCGGCGTATTAGTTTGAAGCGGCAACTGCCCCTGCCTGGTTTCCCTATGCTTTTTTGCCAGGGCAATTCTTACGCCTTCTGTGGTGAACCCCTGATTATGCAGCATATCCTTTATTTCATTTATCAGATAAATATCTTTTTTTGTATACTTCCTCTGATTGCTTTCTCTCCGTGCCGGGCGTAATTGCTTAAACTGATCTTCCCAGTAACGCAGTGTATGAGCTTTTACTCCGACAATTTCAGCGACTTCACGTATAAAAAAATAGTTTTTATCAGGAATGAGAAGATTATCTTTCGGATCTACCATAATTCACCCTCCCGTTGCTGTTTTGTAATATCCTTAATCAACTCTTTTGCTGGCTTAAACTTCACAGTTTTATGCGGCATAATAGTCATTATCTTCCCGGTCTTCGGATTCCTTGCGCGTTTTGCTTTTCTCACTAAAACATTAAAACTTCCAAACCCGGAGATAACAACCCGTTGATTCTCGGATAACGTTTGTTTTATGGTTGACACCATAAGTTCAATCACCTGTTCCGCTTCGTGTTTGGTACTGACAACATCCGCGAGTTTGTTGATCAAATCAGACTTATTCATTTATTATCCTCAACAGCTTCACGGGGTTTAAACATAAACTTATTTTCCTTACCCGTGACAATACGTTTAATATTACTCTCATGTTTATAAACTACAAGAATCCCAGCAATAACAGAAAAAAACGTTATCATCCAGCTATAATTTACTATAGCAACAATCACGGGTAAACTCACCGCTGCAACGATAGAACCCAACGAAATATATTTTGATACAGCAACGGTCACTATAAATACTGCCAGCGCAATCAGTGTCGGTATGGGTACCAGTGCAAGGAACACACCAGCGCCGGTAGCAACGCCTTTCCCGCCACGAAAACCTATAAACGGGCTGTACATATGCCCAACGATTGCCATTACCCCGGACGACAACATAACAGCGGAATTACCCTTTGAAATCAACGATGCTAATAATACCGGCACCGCGCCTTTTATAGCGTCGCAGATAAATACGCTGATCCCTGCCTTTGGCCCGATTATGCGGTAAACATTAGCCGCACCGATATTACCCGACCCGTGTTTACGGATATCTACTTTAAAAAAGTACTTGCTGATAATCACGCCAAACGGTATTGCCCCGGATAAATATCCTATCACTACAGAAACGGCCAACCAAAAAAATACCATAAGTTTACGATACAACTCCTTTTCTTAATTCCCCGATATTTTTTACTGCCCTGAAAACATATTCAGTGAATGACAACACAATCATTAATACAGTCAGCACTATTACAACCTGAACAACGCTACCCGGAAATTTCAGTAATAATAACGCTAATAACAACATTTCAAAAATGATGGACAGTTTCCCGGAAATCAACGGTGATGTCTGAAGATTCTTTGTCTTACTGTAAAGCACAATCCATCCTATGACAATAAGCATATCGCGTAATACAACAATCAAAGCCAGCCAAATCGGTAATTTTGCGAATACCGCAAAGATGAAGTATGTCGGTACAATCAACAACTTATCCGCTATAGGATCAAGTACCGACCCTACCGCGCTTTTTTGGTTAAGCACTCGCGCGAGTATACCATCTACAGCATCGCCTAATGCAAGCAATAAGTACAATCCCGTCAGTGTCCCGTCAACCACCGCACTTTTTGACCATAGAAGATACCAAAACACCGGTGTAACCAATATACGTGTAACAGTGACTGCATTTGGAATAGTAAACACGCTGATTTTTATTACTCCTGTACAAACTGTTTCAGTTGTTCAACAACCTTTTTATCAACCCGCACCTTTGCAACAACACAATCCTCGCGGTACTCCAAATACTCAAGGTACCCGCTTTTTCTGATTTCATTAAGCAAATTAATACTCTTGTATGGCACATTCACAGTCACATATTCAAGTTGTCCATCAAGCATAGAAGATATTTTATCAAATAAAACACTTAACCCCAACCCTTTTTTTGCGGAAATTGACAGCATCCCATTCTGTTGTGTACCAATATTTTTCTGTTGCCCACGTGGCATACCGTCGATTTTGTTATACACCGTGATCAACGGTTTATCCTGTACACCGATATCCTTTAATACATCATTAACAACTTTTTGCTGGTGCTTAAACTCCGGGTTAGTGATATCAACCACATG is a window from the Elusimicrobiota bacterium genome containing:
- a CDS encoding MerR family transcriptional regulator gives rise to the protein MVDPKDNLLIPDKNYFFIREVAEIVGVKAHTLRYWEDQFKQLRPARRESNQRKYTKKDIYLINEIKDMLHNQGFTTEGVRIALAKKHRETRQGQLPLQTNTPAMELLQETRKVLEEILDALK
- a CDS encoding HU family DNA-binding protein: MNKSDLINKLADVVSTKHEAEQVIELMVSTIKQTLSENQRVVISGFGSFNVLVRKAKRARNPKTGKIMTIMPHKTVKFKPAKELIKDITKQQREGELW
- the plsY gene encoding glycerol-3-phosphate 1-O-acyltransferase PlsY, producing MVFFWLAVSVVIGYLSGAIPFGVIISKYFFKVDIRKHGSGNIGAANVYRIIGPKAGISVFICDAIKGAVPVLLASLISKGNSAVMLSSGVMAIVGHMYSPFIGFRGGKGVATGAGVFLALVPIPTLIALAVFIVTVAVSKYISLGSIVAAVSLPVIVAIVNYSWMITFFSVIAGILVVYKHESNIKRIVTGKENKFMFKPREAVEDNK
- a CDS encoding CDP-alcohol phosphatidyltransferase family protein, which encodes MFTIPNAVTVTRILVTPVFWYLLWSKSAVVDGTLTGLYLLLALGDAVDGILARVLNQKSAVGSVLDPIADKLLIVPTYFIFAVFAKLPIWLALIVVLRDMLIVIGWIVLYSKTKNLQTSPLISGKLSIIFEMLLLALLLLKFPGSVVQVVIVLTVLMIVLSFTEYVFRAVKNIGELRKGVVS